A window of the Thalassoglobus sp. JC818 genome harbors these coding sequences:
- a CDS encoding fumarate reductase/succinate dehydrogenase flavoprotein subunit — MSQTELHSNVPGGPLSEKWQKHKNEMKLVSPNNKRRFDIIVVGTGLAGAAAAASLGELGYNVKAFCYQDSPRRAHSIAAQGGINAAKNYPNDGDSVHRLFYDTIKGGDFRAREANVYRLAEVSGSIIDQCVAQGVPFAREYGGLLANRTFGGAQVSRTFYCRGQTGQQLLLGAYSSLMRQVSAGKVKMYPRREMLDLVTVDGMARGIVCRNLKTGEFETHAAHAVLVCTGGYGNAFYLSTNAKGCNVTAAWRCHRRGAFFANPCFTQIHPTCIPVKGDYQSKLTLMSESLRNDGRVWVPKDPQDSRSPQDIPEEDRDYYLERRYPAFGNMVPRDVASRAAKERCDEGYGVGETGTAVFLDFRRAIQEQGEDAIRSKYGNLFHMYQKITDENPYKTPMRIYPAVHYTMGGLWVDYNLESTIPGLFVLGEANFSDHGANRLGASALMQGLADGYFIAPYTIGHHLAGRTIKPVTTAHPRFEETKNEAKERVDKLLRINGTRTVQSFHRELGQIMWDYCGMARNAEGLKQATDKIRMIREQFWKQIRIPGSGESFNQQLEMAGRVADFLEFSEVFAQDALTREESCGGHFREEHQTSEGEAQRDDENFAHVAAWEHVPNGDSKRHVEPLEFENVKLTTRSYK; from the coding sequence ATGAGTCAAACGGAACTTCACTCAAATGTCCCCGGCGGCCCGCTTTCGGAAAAGTGGCAGAAGCACAAAAACGAGATGAAACTCGTTTCTCCGAACAACAAGCGTCGGTTCGACATCATCGTCGTCGGCACCGGACTCGCCGGCGCAGCTGCGGCAGCGTCACTGGGAGAACTGGGCTACAACGTCAAAGCCTTCTGCTATCAGGACTCCCCTCGCCGTGCCCACAGCATCGCTGCTCAAGGGGGAATCAACGCTGCGAAGAATTACCCGAACGATGGTGATTCCGTCCACCGGCTCTTCTACGACACCATCAAAGGGGGAGACTTCCGTGCGCGCGAAGCGAACGTGTATCGCCTCGCAGAAGTCAGCGGATCAATCATCGATCAGTGTGTCGCTCAGGGAGTTCCGTTCGCCCGAGAATATGGCGGACTGCTTGCAAACCGGACCTTCGGTGGGGCTCAGGTATCGCGAACTTTTTACTGCCGTGGCCAGACCGGACAACAGCTCCTCCTCGGAGCTTACAGTTCACTAATGCGACAAGTCTCAGCGGGCAAGGTCAAAATGTACCCTCGCCGGGAAATGCTCGACCTTGTCACTGTCGATGGCATGGCACGCGGTATCGTCTGCCGAAACCTGAAGACTGGTGAGTTCGAAACTCATGCTGCCCACGCTGTGCTCGTCTGCACCGGGGGCTACGGAAATGCGTTTTACCTGTCGACCAATGCGAAGGGTTGTAACGTCACCGCAGCTTGGCGATGTCACAGGCGCGGGGCGTTTTTCGCCAATCCATGCTTTACGCAGATCCATCCGACTTGCATCCCGGTCAAAGGGGACTACCAATCGAAACTCACTCTGATGAGTGAAAGTCTTCGAAACGACGGGCGCGTCTGGGTTCCGAAAGACCCTCAGGACAGCAGATCGCCTCAGGACATTCCGGAAGAAGATCGAGATTATTACCTCGAACGCCGGTACCCTGCCTTCGGGAACATGGTGCCTCGCGATGTTGCAAGTCGTGCAGCCAAAGAACGCTGCGACGAAGGCTACGGAGTCGGTGAAACAGGAACGGCTGTTTTCCTCGATTTCCGACGAGCTATTCAGGAACAGGGAGAAGATGCCATTCGCAGCAAGTATGGCAACCTCTTCCACATGTACCAGAAGATCACCGACGAAAACCCATACAAGACTCCGATGCGGATTTACCCAGCGGTGCACTACACCATGGGTGGACTTTGGGTCGACTACAACCTCGAAAGCACCATTCCTGGATTGTTCGTTCTCGGTGAAGCCAACTTCTCCGACCACGGAGCCAACCGACTGGGAGCGAGTGCCCTGATGCAGGGACTTGCTGACGGATACTTCATCGCTCCGTACACGATTGGTCATCACCTCGCCGGACGAACCATCAAGCCGGTCACGACCGCTCATCCTCGCTTCGAAGAAACCAAGAACGAAGCCAAGGAGCGAGTCGATAAGCTTCTCCGCATCAATGGAACCCGCACCGTTCAAAGCTTCCATCGCGAGCTTGGACAAATCATGTGGGACTACTGCGGAATGGCCCGAAATGCTGAAGGACTGAAGCAGGCAACCGACAAGATTCGCATGATTCGCGAGCAGTTCTGGAAGCAGATCCGGATTCCCGGCAGCGGAGAGTCGTTTAATCAACAGCTTGAAATGGCGGGACGCGTGGCCGACTTCCTCGAGTTTTCTGAGGTCTTTGCTCAGGACGCTCTCACGCGTGAAGAATCGTGCGGCGGCCATTTCCGGGAAGAGCATCAAACATCAGAAGGTGAAGCTCAGCGCGACGACGAGAACTTCGCCCACGTTGCTGCCTGGGAACACGTTCCAAACGGCGATTCGAAGCGGCACGTTGAACCGCTGGAGTTTGAAAACGTCAAACTCACAACCCGAAGTTACAAGTAG
- a CDS encoding succinate dehydrogenase cytochrome b subunit, producing MSWLTGFLKSTVGRKFVMALTGLFLCFFLVVHLSGNLLLYVGGEAYDKYAHALHSNEEFLILAETLLFAAFALHIVLAFATTWENKSSRKTGYRKNESKRDDRALPLLLAPDYTMMVTGLVGMLFLVVHISDFKLEIGWGLEGMTPAQKAGLIVSDGTRLIIYMAGAIALGIHVSHGLASACQTIGFNHPKYTSGVEVISRIFGVVVALGFSSFPVMAQMYPEWFQFVGTVTTGH from the coding sequence TTGAGCTGGCTCACTGGCTTTCTGAAGTCTACCGTGGGACGCAAGTTCGTCATGGCGCTCACGGGGCTGTTCCTCTGTTTCTTCCTGGTCGTGCACCTTTCAGGGAACTTGTTGCTTTATGTCGGCGGAGAGGCGTACGACAAGTATGCACACGCCCTGCACAGCAACGAAGAGTTTCTGATTCTGGCAGAAACTCTTCTCTTTGCGGCCTTCGCTCTCCATATCGTGCTCGCATTTGCGACGACCTGGGAGAACAAATCGTCACGCAAAACCGGATATCGGAAGAACGAGTCAAAACGAGATGACCGTGCACTTCCACTGCTTCTCGCCCCCGACTACACGATGATGGTCACCGGCCTGGTGGGGATGCTCTTCCTGGTTGTCCACATTTCCGATTTCAAATTGGAGATCGGCTGGGGACTCGAAGGCATGACTCCCGCCCAGAAAGCTGGCTTGATTGTCTCGGACGGAACTCGACTCATCATTTACATGGCAGGCGCCATCGCGTTAGGAATTCACGTTTCTCACGGTCTAGCGAGTGCGTGTCAGACGATCGGATTCAATCACCCAAAATACACTTCGGGAGTCGAAGTGATTTCACGCATCTTCGGAGTTGTTGTCGCTCTTGGTTTCAGCAGCTTTCCGGTGATGGCTCAAATGTACCCTGAGTGGTTTCAGTTCGTCGGAACGGTGACAACCGGCCATTAG